Sequence from the Streptomyces mobaraensis NBRC 13819 = DSM 40847 genome:
GGCACCCTGCCGTTCCTGCCGGACGACGCGGTGATCGAGGTCCCGGCGGCGGTCGACGCGCGCGGCGCGCACCCGCTCCCCGTGCGGCCGTTGGAGCCCCTCTTCTCCGGCCTGGTCGCGAGCGTCACGGCGTACGAGCACCTGGCCCTGCGCGCGGCTCTGGAGGGCGGCCGGGACCGGGTGTTCCAGGCCCTGCTGGCCCACCCGCTGATCGGCCAGGACGCGACGGCCGACCGGTTGACGGACACACTCATCGCGCACAACCGCAGGCACCTGGCGTGGGCGTGACGGCGGGGCGCGGGGTGGGCGCGGGAGGCGGTACGGGCGTGGGAGGCGGTAGGGACGCGGGAGGCGATACGTACGCGGGAGCCGTGGGCGCGGAGGGCGGTTCGGGCGCGGGAGGCGGTACGTACGCGGGAAGCGCGGGCGCGGAGGGCGGTTCGGGCGCGGGAGGCGGTTCGGGCGCGGGAGCCGTGGGCGCGGAGGGCGGCTTGGGCGCAAGAGGAGCCACAGAGGCGGGAGTCGGTACGGGCACCGGAAGCGGCACGGGCGCGGGACCCGGCGCCCGCGCGGGAGGAGGCGCGCGGCCCGATACGACCGTGGGCGCGCGCAGCACCTCGGGCGCCGCCCCGCGCCCCCGAACGGCACTGGCGGTGGACGCGGGAAACAGCAAGACGGACGTGGCGCTGGTGGACACCACCGGCCGGATCCTGGGCACGGCCCGCGGCGGCGGTTTCCGGCCGCACGCCGACGGCGTGGACGCGGCCGTGGGCGAACTCGCCCGCCTCGTCGCCGCGGCGGGGGCGGGCCCGGGCGCCGCGCCTGTGGACCACGTCCAGGCGTGCCTCGCCAACGCGGACCTCCCGGTGGAGGAGGAACGGCTGACGGCGGCGATCGAGCGGTGCGGCTGGGGCCGGAGCGTCACCGTCGTCAACGACACCTTCGCCCTGCTGCGGGCCGGGCTGCCGGACGGTTCCGCGCCCCGGGGCGTGGCCGTGGTGTGCGGCGCGGGCATCAACTGCGCCGGTCTGACGCCCGACGGCCGTACCGCCCGGTTCGCGTCCCTCGGCCGGATCTCCGGCGACTGGGGCGGCGGCGTCCACCTCGCGGACGAGGCCCTGTGGTGGGCCGCCCGGGCCGCGGACGGCCGGGGCGAGCCCAGCGCCCTCGCGACCGCCCTGCCCGCCCACTTCGGGCTGGCGGGCATGCCGGAGCTGATCGAGGCGCTGCACCTGGGTGCCGTCGCGCGGGCGCGGACGCACGAGCTGGCCCCGGTCCTCTTCGCCGTCGCGGCGGCTGGTGACGCCGTCGCCCGGGCGATCGTGGCGCGGCAGGCCGAGGAGGTCGTGGTCATGGCGCGTACCGCGCTGGCCAGGCTGGACCTGCTGGGCGAGCGGGTGCCCGTGGTGCTCGGCGGCGGCGTCCTGGCGGCCCGTCACCCGCTCCTCCACGACGACGTGCTCAAAGGGCTGGCCGCCCACGCCCCCAGGGCCGAGCCGGTGGTGGTCACGGCCCCGCCCGTCCTCGGCGCGGCCCTGCTCGCCCTGGACCTGCTGGGGGCGGAGGCGGACGGATACGCGGCGCTGCGGGCGCGGTGGGCCTGAGACGCGGGGCCGGCGGCGGGCGGAGGACCGGTGGCTGCCGTCCCGACGCCGGCCGGCGCCCCCATCCGTCCGCGGGGAACCGCCCGGCACCCGCGTCGCGTGAACACCTGCACGGAGACCGGCCGACCGCGCCCCGCCCGGATCGCGATCCGAACAAGATCGCGAAGTACGTGGTGTCTTTGTCAGTCCCTGCCGCCATACTTCTGGCCAGGTGCCCGTTCCGCCCCGCGCCGGGCGGTGGCGACGCACCGGCGACCAAGGGGGAGGTCTCGTGTCACACCAGCTGAGGACGGCCGCGCCACCGGGACCGAAGTCGGGCCCGGGGCAAGGCCAGGGGCAAGGCCCGGGACAAGGTCACGGACCGGGGCCGGGACCGGGAGCGGGGCCGACGGGGGTTCCGGCCCGCGGGTCGGAGCGCGCCGCCTGGCGCGCGCAGTTCACCCGGCTGCGGACGGCCGCGACGAGAACGGAGCCGGGCAGGCTCCGGGTGATCGGCGCCGCCCTGGCCGCGCTGCTGATCGCCTTCGGCGCGGTCACCGCCTGGCAGGTCACGGACCGGTCCCGGGCGGCCGACGCCGTCGTGGAGCGCAGCGAGCCCCTGAGCGCCGCCGCGGCGGACATCTACGCCTCGCTGGCGGACGCGGACACCACCGCCGCCACCGGCTTCCTCGCGGGTTCCAAGGAGACCCGCGCGGTCCGGCAGCGCTACGAGAAGGACATCGCCACCGCGTCCGAGCTGCTGGTCAAGGCGGCGGCCAACACCGGCGGTTCCCCGGCCGAGCGCGCGCAGATAGCGACGCTGAACGAGCGGCTGCCCGTCTACACGGGCCTGGTCGAGCAGGCCCGGGCCGACAACCGGCAGGGCCTCCCGCTGGGCGGCGCCTACCTGCGCTACGCGAGCGACCGCATGCGCCAGGACCTGCTGCCCGCCGCCCGCCGGCTCTACGAGGCGGAAAGGGACCGGCTGGAGGCCGACTACGCGGACGCCGAGGGGCTGCCCTGGGCGGCGATAGCCGTGGGCCTCCTCGCGCTCGGCGCGCTCGCCTGGGTCCAGCGCCGCGCCTACCTGCGCACCAACCGGGTGTTCGACCGCGGCCTGCTCGCCGCGACGGCGACCACGCTGGTGGTCCTGGTGTGGCTGGGGGTGGGCCACGGCCTGGCCCGCGCGGAGTTGGAGGACTCCTACGACCACGGCGCCAAGCCCCTCCAGGTGATCGGCATGGCCCGGATCAGCGCGCTCCAGGCGCACGGCGCCGAGAGCCTGTCCCTGGTGGCGCGCGGCGCCGTCCTCACCGACGACGGCAAGGACGCCTACGAGGAGGGCTACGGGCAGGAGATGCGCGACCTCTTCGGCGGCACGGGTGACGCGCCGTCCGGCGGAAGCCTGCTGGGCAGGGCGGCGTCCCTCGCCGACGGCGCGGACGGCCGCGCCCCGGTGACGGAGGCGATCGACGGGGTACGGGACTGGAAGCGGCGGCACGACGCGGCCCGCGCGGCGGACGTCGCCGGCGACTACGACCGCGCCCTGCCGCAGGTGATCGGTGAACGGAACAGCACGGGCGAGTCGTTCGACCGCGTGGACACCGCGCTGCGGAAGGCCCTGGACCGCGAGAAGGACGACTTCCGGCAGGCCGCCGACGACGGGCGCGATGCCCTGACCGGGCTCGCGGTGGGCGCGGGGGTCCTCGCCGTGCTGGGTGCCGGCGCCGTGGTGACGGGCATCGGCCGCAGGCTCTCGGAGTACCGGTGAGCGGGCCGGCACGGAAGAACGGAATCGCGCGGCGGAAGAGCGCCATCGCCCAGCGGAACGGCGTCACGCGAACGGACGGGGGAGGGACCATGCGCGGAAACGGAAGAGCGGCCCCGGCCAAGGGGACGGGGGCGGTGGCAGCGGTACGGCGGCGCCGGACCGCCCGGACGGTGGTCGGCGCCACCGTCGCCATGCTGGTGACCTGCGCTCTCGCCGCGGTCACGGCCCTGCTCCTCCCCGGTGGCGGCGCGCCGGGGCGGAACGGCGGCCCGGTGACGGCGGCGCGCCCGGCGGCCGTGGCGGCGCCCGCCGCCGACTGCACGGACCCGGAGGCCAGCCTGCGCCCGTCCACGGCCGACGGCCCGGCCGTCCGCCGGATCAAGGAACGCGGCCGGCTGATCGCGGGCGTCGACCAGAACAGCTACCGCTGGGGCTACCGCGACCCGGCCACGGGCAAGCTGGACGGCTTCGACATCACCCTGGTCCGGGCCATCGCCAAGGCCCTCCTGGGCGATCCGGACAAGGTGACGTTCCTGACCATCCCCACCAATCAGCGCATTGCCGCCCTCAAGTCGGGCAAGGTGGATATCGTCGCCCGTACGATGAGCATCAGCTGCGACAGGATCAAGGAAGTCGCCTTCTCCACGGCCTATTTCCAGGCCGGTCAGCAACTGCTGGCGCCCAAGGGGTCGGCGGTCACCGGCATCGACGACGGCTCCCTGGCCGGGCGGAGGGTCTGCGCCGCCGCGGGTTCCACGGCCGAGGCCGAGCTGGCCAAGCGGGCGGCGTCCGCGAAGGTGACCACGGTCCCCAACCAACTCGACTGCCTGGTACGGCTCCAGCTGGGCCAGGTCGACGCGATCCTCACCGACAACGCCCTGGGCGCCGGGCAGGCGGCGCAGGACCCGTCCGTGGTACTCGTCGGCAAACCGTTCACCACCGAGTACTACGGCGTGGCGATGAACCGCGGGGCGGAGGACCTGGTACGCCGGGTCAACGCGGTGCTGGACGACTACCGCGCCGGCGGCGCTTCGAGCCCCTGGATGCAGGCGTACCGCCAGTGGCTGGCCCGCGCCGACCTCGGCATCACGGCGCCTCCGGAGCCCAAGTACCGGGACTGACGGGCGAGAACGCGCCCACCGGGCCCGGCCCCCGGGCACCCGCGCACCCCGCGGGCGGCCCGCCGGCACGCATCGGGCGGGCACCGGCGAGGAAGGCGAGCACAGAAGCGAGGAGCAGGACCCGAGAAGCGGGAGAACGGAGCGGGGGACCGGCCGGCGGCCCCCCGGAGACAGCACCGGTACGAAGCGGCGCGGGCCGCGGACAGGAGAGGGGACCGATGGCGGTCGCGGGGCCCACCGGGCCGGTCTTGAGCCGCGAGGAGGTCGACCGCGCGCTGGCGCGGCTCGGCGCGGAGCACGAGGCCGTCGAGTCCTCCCTGCTCGCCCTGCAGGACCACGCGGGCCGCCGGCTGCTGGAGGGCGCCGACCTGTCCGGCGTCACCAGAGCCCGGTGGGCCGTCGCCGAGCAGCTCATCAACCGGCTCTGGACGTACTTCGACGCCTACACCGACGCCCTCACCCGGGCCCGCGAGCTGCGCTCCCGCCGCCGCTGGCCGCACCAGAGCGAGCTGTCGGAACTCACCGACCTGCTGCGCGGCGCCCGCGTCACCCTGCCGGGCGGCGACCCGTCCGCCGGACTGACGACGCTCGGCGGCGCGGCCAGGCTCAGCGAGCGGCTGACCCTCGAAGAGCTCGTCGACCGGATGAACGGCTGGTACGCGCAGGCCCTGGACGTGGTCGTGGTCGCCGACGCCGTCTGGTCCGCGCTGCCCGCCCGTATCGACCTGCTCGCCGCCGAGCTGCGGCGCACCCGCTCGCTGGCCCACTCCGTCGGCGTCCGCCCCGGCGAACACCCGTCCGGGGACGACCTGGAGGAGATCACCCGCGAGCTGTCCGCCCTGCGGGCCGAGGTGATATCCGACCCACTGGCCTTCTGGACGGGCGCCTCCCCCAGCTCCGCGCCGGGGGGCGGCCGCACCGACACCACGCGCTACGACCGCGCCGCCCGCGCCCTGGAGGACGTCCGGCGGGAGATCGAGGCGGTGCTGACGGTTCGGCAGGACGCCGAGCAGCGGCTGATGCGGGTGCGTGACGTCCTCTCCCGTGCGGACCGCACTCTGGAGGAGGCCCGGCAGGCCCGCGCGGAGGTCCTGTCCAAGATCGCCGCCTCCGAGGTCCCGGCCGTCTCCGGCCCGCCGACCGCCCTCTACGAGCAGTTGTCCGCCGCCGCCGAGCACCGCAGACGCGCCCGCTGGCACCGGCTCTCACCGCTGCTGGAGAGCCTGGAGCAGCGCGCCGAGGAGGAGTTGCTGCGGGCCCGCGCCTCGCTGACCGCGGTCACCGCGCCCCTGGCCGTCCGGGCCGAGCTGCGCGGCCGGCTGGACGCGTACCGGGCGAAGGCGGGCCGGCTCGGCCTGGCGGAGGACCCGTTCCTCGGCGAGCGGTACGACGCCGCCCGCCGCATGCTCTGGAGCGCTCCCTGCGATCTGACGGCCGCCGAGCAGGCCGTCCTGCGCTACCAGCAGGCGGTCTCCGGGGCCCTGGCCCCGCCGGGCAACGGAAGCCCGGGCCACAGCGTCCATGACCACAGGGGGGAAAGATGAGCGGAGAGAACGGCACCACGGCCTGCCAGCGGCCGGGCTGCGCGGGCGCCTACGAGGACGTCGGCGGCGGCGAGACGTACTGCGACACCTGTGGCCTCGCGCCGGTCGTCTCGCCCGCGGGGACGCTCTCCTCGCCGGCCACCGGCATCGTCGCGGGCGGGACCGGCGGGCGGGCCTCCGAGAGATCGCCGGGCTCGACGGGATCCGCTCCTTCGTCCCGTTCCTCCCGTTCTGCCCCCTCCCGCCGCTCGGTGTCGGGCCGCCTGTCGCGCTCCACCCTCGGCAACGGAAGCACGCCCTCCCGCTCGGTGTCCGTCCGCAGTTCGCGCTCCGGAACCGCCGCCTCCGCCCGGAACAAGCTCGGCGCCGGCCTGGTCAGCATGCCGGGGGTACCGCGCCCCGATCCCCGCGCGGCGGTCCTGGCCAACCCCGAGGTGCCCGAGCGCAAGCGTTTCTGCAGCAAGAGCGACTGCGGCGAGCCGGTGGGCCGCTCGCGCGGCGACCGCCCCGGCCGCACCGAGGGCTTCTGCACCAAGTGCGGCCACCCCTACTCGTTCGTCCCCAAGCTGCGCGCCGGCGACGTCGTGCACGGGCAGTACGAGGTGGCGGGCTGCCTGGCCCACGGCGGCCTGGGCTGGATCTACCTGGCCATGGACCGCGCGGTCTCCGACCGCTGGGTCGTCCTCAAGGGCCTGCTGGACACCGGCGACGAGGACGCCCTCGCCGTCGCCCTGGCCGAGCGCCGCTTCCTGGCCGAGATCGAGCACGCCAACATCGTCCGCATCTACAACTTCGTCGAGCACCTCGACCAGCGCACCGGCAGCCTCGACGGCTACATCGTCATGGAGTACGTCGGCGGCAAGTCCCTCAAGGACATCGCCAACGAACGGCGGCTGCCGGACGGGCGGCGCGACCCGCTGCCCGTCGAACAGGCTTGCGCCTACGGCATCGAGGCCCTGGAGGCGCTCGGCCACCTGCACAGCCGCAACCTGCTCTACTGCGACTTCAAGGTCGACAACGCGATACAGCAGCAGGACCAGCTCAAGCTGATCGACATGGGCGCGGTCCGGCGGATGGACGACGACGAGAGCGCCATCTACGGCACGGTCGGCTACCAGGCGCCCGAGGTCGCGGAGGTCGGCCCGTCCGTCGCCTCGGACCTGTACACGGTGGCCCGCACCCTCGCCGTCCTCACCTTCGACTTCCAGGGCTACACCAGCGTCTTCGTCGACAGCCTGCCCGACCCGGACAACATCGAGGTCTTCAGCCGCTACGAGTCGTTCTACCGGCTGCTGGTCCGCGCCACGGACCCCGACCCGGCCCGCCGCTTCTCCTCCGCCGCGGAGATGGCCGACCAGCTCACCGGCGTCCTGCGGGAGGTCGTGTCGCTCCAGACGGGCACCCCGCGGCCCGCCCTGTCCACGCTGTTCGGGCCCGAACCGCGGGTGGTGGACACCGTCCTGTTCGCGGACGAGGACGGGGATCCGTCGGCGCTCGGCGGCCGCCCGTCCCGTTCCGTGCTGTCGCGGGCGCCCC
This genomic interval carries:
- a CDS encoding transporter substrate-binding domain-containing protein — protein: MRGNGRAAPAKGTGAVAAVRRRRTARTVVGATVAMLVTCALAAVTALLLPGGGAPGRNGGPVTAARPAAVAAPAADCTDPEASLRPSTADGPAVRRIKERGRLIAGVDQNSYRWGYRDPATGKLDGFDITLVRAIAKALLGDPDKVTFLTIPTNQRIAALKSGKVDIVARTMSISCDRIKEVAFSTAYFQAGQQLLAPKGSAVTGIDDGSLAGRRVCAAAGSTAEAELAKRAASAKVTTVPNQLDCLVRLQLGQVDAILTDNALGAGQAAQDPSVVLVGKPFTTEYYGVAMNRGAEDLVRRVNAVLDDYRAGGASSPWMQAYRQWLARADLGITAPPEPKYRD
- a CDS encoding serine/threonine-protein kinase, encoding MSGENGTTACQRPGCAGAYEDVGGGETYCDTCGLAPVVSPAGTLSSPATGIVAGGTGGRASERSPGSTGSAPSSRSSRSAPSRRSVSGRLSRSTLGNGSTPSRSVSVRSSRSGTAASARNKLGAGLVSMPGVPRPDPRAAVLANPEVPERKRFCSKSDCGEPVGRSRGDRPGRTEGFCTKCGHPYSFVPKLRAGDVVHGQYEVAGCLAHGGLGWIYLAMDRAVSDRWVVLKGLLDTGDEDALAVALAERRFLAEIEHANIVRIYNFVEHLDQRTGSLDGYIVMEYVGGKSLKDIANERRLPDGRRDPLPVEQACAYGIEALEALGHLHSRNLLYCDFKVDNAIQQQDQLKLIDMGAVRRMDDDESAIYGTVGYQAPEVAEVGPSVASDLYTVARTLAVLTFDFQGYTSVFVDSLPDPDNIEVFSRYESFYRLLVRATDPDPARRFSSAAEMADQLTGVLREVVSLQTGTPRPALSTLFGPEPRVVDTVLFADEDGDPSALGGRPSRSVLSRAPRQPRQPVTAAPPAEPPALAPLDVPGAAFALPVPMADPSDPNAGFLAGLLSARPAETYAALQAAPVNSLELRLRRFRAQLELGELMHAGKAMASLEAEYPDDWRIVWYRGLHALVTGDNETAALSFDAVYDAFPGEPAPKLALGVCAEVLGQLDNAAEYYRLVWSTDPGFVSAAFGLARVRLAAGDRTGAVEVLESVPEASIHFTAARVAAVRARLRRRSPHEHLLDDLTAAAGQVERLSEVGLDQERRERLATEVLGTALDWVLSGRPGAPVADGRRAALLGAGTDERSLRFGLERSYRVLARLARDGGERIELVERANRFRPRTWV
- a CDS encoding N-acetylglucosamine kinase, yielding MGARSTSGAAPRPRTALAVDAGNSKTDVALVDTTGRILGTARGGGFRPHADGVDAAVGELARLVAAAGAGPGAAPVDHVQACLANADLPVEEERLTAAIERCGWGRSVTVVNDTFALLRAGLPDGSAPRGVAVVCGAGINCAGLTPDGRTARFASLGRISGDWGGGVHLADEALWWAARAADGRGEPSALATALPAHFGLAGMPELIEALHLGAVARARTHELAPVLFAVAAAGDAVARAIVARQAEEVVVMARTALARLDLLGERVPVVLGGGVLAARHPLLHDDVLKGLAAHAPRAEPVVVTAPPVLGAALLALDLLGAEADGYAALRARWA